In Piscinibacter sp. HJYY11, one genomic interval encodes:
- a CDS encoding dihydrofolate reductase, with amino-acid sequence MPNAPRPPLTLIAAVARNGAIGRDNQLLFRIPGDLPRLKRLTLGHPVIMGRKTWDSLPPKNRPLPGRLNIVVTRNRDWQAEGAVVAHGLEDALAHTRGAQQAFVIGGAELYALALPHADRLDLTEVDQEAEGDAFFPVWARSDYEEIERESHRASESAPFDYAFVTYQRKR; translated from the coding sequence ATGCCAAACGCGCCCCGCCCCCCGCTCACGCTGATCGCTGCCGTCGCCCGCAATGGCGCCATCGGCCGCGACAACCAGCTGCTCTTCCGCATCCCTGGCGACCTGCCGCGCCTCAAGCGCCTCACGCTCGGCCACCCGGTCATCATGGGCCGCAAGACCTGGGACTCGCTGCCGCCGAAGAACAGGCCGCTGCCCGGGCGGCTCAACATCGTCGTCACCCGCAACCGCGACTGGCAAGCCGAGGGCGCCGTCGTCGCGCACGGCCTCGAAGACGCGCTGGCGCACACGCGCGGCGCGCAGCAGGCGTTCGTGATCGGCGGCGCCGAGCTGTATGCGCTCGCCCTGCCCCATGCCGACCGGCTCGACCTGACCGAAGTGGATCAAGAGGCCGAGGGCGACGCGTTCTTCCCCGTGTGGGCGCGAAGCGACTACGAGGAAATCGAGCGCGAGTCACACCGCGCCAGCGAGTCGGCACCGTTCGACTACGCCTTTGTCACCTACCAACGAAAACGCTGA